One window of the Periophthalmus magnuspinnatus isolate fPerMag1 chromosome 6, fPerMag1.2.pri, whole genome shotgun sequence genome contains the following:
- the fbxo31 gene encoding F-box only protein 31 isoform X2: MAVCARLCGVGQSRRCRRRQRQNQQDQCSDSDMDEEEEERIVALRQSDVCGGPESARTVTAGPRDAPGPLRPRALSELPPELLVEIFSTLPGTVLPNVALVCKKFRQILNTETIWRRRCVAEFGMKEDLRKMEVGAVSSRDLYVKLLHPYRHILGIWQPDIGPYGGLLNVVVDGLFIIGWMYLPPHDPRVEDPMRRRPLFRIHLWESKKATVECMYGHKGPHKGDIQTVKKDEFSTKCNQTDHHRMPGGRQEEFRTWLEEEWGRTLEEIFHEHMQELILMKFIYTSQYDNCLTYRRIYLPPPLPSALLQPGLFKGTYGSHGLEIVMLSFHGTSARATKLTGDPNVPAGQLTLDVDLSRPVVLPDLESQRSIEELSRLVLGVHAEVQREMEQQAKEASTAASTSTEEGACGGEERSPDQSASSENCQPESSGSSNPPELQPFVLPLGVMARNEVYPRTCRKCFYGTGLIAGHGFTSPERTPGLFVLFDQDRFGFIWLELKSFSLYSRLTDHLPHAQAPNMERFEAMLRNMQSWTS; the protein is encoded by the exons ATGGCTGTTTGCGCGCGGCTCTGCGGAGTGGGCCAGTCCCGAAGGTGCCGCAGGCGTCAGCGGCAGAACCAGCAGGACCAGTGCAGCGATTCGGACAtggacgaggaggaagaggagcgaaTCGTAGCGCTGAGGCAGAGCGACGTGTGCGGAGGCCCGGAGAGCGCACGCACCGTCACTGCAGGGCCCCGTGACGCGCCTGGACCCCTGCGCCCGAGAGCTCTGTCCGAACTACCGCCCGAGCTTCTGGTGGAGATATTCTCTACGCTCCCCGGGACAGTATTACCGAATGTCGCGCTCGTTTGCAAGAAATTCAGGCAGATTCTGAACACAGAAACCATTTGGAGAAGACGGTGCGTGGCAG agTTCGGAATGAAGGAGGATCTGCGAAAAATGGAAGTGggggcagtgtccagcagagaCCTTTATGTTAAAC TGCTTCATCCTTACAGGCATATTTTGGGCATATGGCAGCCTGACATCGGGCCTTACGGAGGACTCCTCAATGTTGTA GTGGATGGGCTCTTTATCATTGGCTGGATGTATTTACCACCTCACGACCCACGAGTAGAAGATCCAATGAGAAGACGGCCCCTCTTCCGGATTCACCTGTGGGAAAGTAAAAAGGCTACAGTTGAATGCATGTACGGGCACAAAGGGCCGCATAAAGGAGATATTCAG ACTGTCAAGAAGGACGAGTTCTCCACAAAATGTAATCAGACTGATCACCACCGCATGCCTGGAGGCCGGCAAGAG GAGTTCAGGACGTGGCTGGAGGAAGAATGGGGACGAACACTGGAAGAAATTTTTCATGAGCACATGCAGGAGCTCATCCTaatgaagtttatttatactaGTCAATACGA TAATTGTCTTACATATCGGCGGATATATCTACCACCTCCGCTGCCTTCAGCCCTGCTACAGCCAGGCCTTTTTAAGGGCACCTATGGCAGCCACGGCCTGGAGATTGTTATGTTGAGTTTCCATGGGACGTCGGCAAGAGCCACTAAGCTCACA GGAGACCCCAATGTTCCTGCTGGACAGCTCACTTTAGACGTCGACCTGAGCCGACCTGTCGTTCTTCCGGACCTGGAGAGCCAGCGCAGTATCGAGGAGCTGTCCCGTCTGGTCCTGGGGGTGCATGCCGAGGTGCAGAGGGAGATGGAACAGCAGGCGAAGGAAGCCTCTACTGCAGCTAGCACCAGCACAGAAGAAGGTGCGTGTGGCGGAGAAGAGAGAAGTCCAGACCAAAGTGCTTCCTCAGAAAACTGCCAGCCAGAGTCCAGCGGCAGCAGTAATCCACCTGAACTCCAGCCCTTTGTTCTGCCTTTGGGGGTGATGGCTCGCAATGAAGTGTACCCCCGCACCTGCAGGAAGTG ttTTTATGGTACTGGCCTGATCGCTGGACATGGATTCACGAGTCCGGAGCGCACCCCAGGGCTCTTTGTGCTATTTGACCAGGACCGATTTGGTTTCATCTGGCTGGAGCTGAAGTCTTTCAGTTTGTACAGCCGCCTCACGGACCACCTGCCCCACGCTCAGGCCCCTAACATGGAGCGCTTTGAGGCCATGCTGCGCAATATGCAGTCCTGGACATCCTGA
- the fbxo31 gene encoding F-box only protein 31 isoform X1, producing the protein MAVCARLCGVGQSRRCRRRQRQNQQDQCSDSDMDEEEEERIVALRQSDVCGGPESARTVTAGPRDAPGPLRPRALSELPPELLVEIFSTLPGTVLPNVALVCKKFRQILNTETIWRRRCVAEFGMKEDLRKMEVGAVSSRDLYVKRVIPRVKSGRFMKLLPDYEHMDYKDVYTHLLHPYRHILGIWQPDIGPYGGLLNVVVDGLFIIGWMYLPPHDPRVEDPMRRRPLFRIHLWESKKATVECMYGHKGPHKGDIQTVKKDEFSTKCNQTDHHRMPGGRQEEFRTWLEEEWGRTLEEIFHEHMQELILMKFIYTSQYDNCLTYRRIYLPPPLPSALLQPGLFKGTYGSHGLEIVMLSFHGTSARATKLTGDPNVPAGQLTLDVDLSRPVVLPDLESQRSIEELSRLVLGVHAEVQREMEQQAKEASTAASTSTEEGACGGEERSPDQSASSENCQPESSGSSNPPELQPFVLPLGVMARNEVYPRTCRKCFYGTGLIAGHGFTSPERTPGLFVLFDQDRFGFIWLELKSFSLYSRLTDHLPHAQAPNMERFEAMLRNMQSWTS; encoded by the exons ATGGCTGTTTGCGCGCGGCTCTGCGGAGTGGGCCAGTCCCGAAGGTGCCGCAGGCGTCAGCGGCAGAACCAGCAGGACCAGTGCAGCGATTCGGACAtggacgaggaggaagaggagcgaaTCGTAGCGCTGAGGCAGAGCGACGTGTGCGGAGGCCCGGAGAGCGCACGCACCGTCACTGCAGGGCCCCGTGACGCGCCTGGACCCCTGCGCCCGAGAGCTCTGTCCGAACTACCGCCCGAGCTTCTGGTGGAGATATTCTCTACGCTCCCCGGGACAGTATTACCGAATGTCGCGCTCGTTTGCAAGAAATTCAGGCAGATTCTGAACACAGAAACCATTTGGAGAAGACGGTGCGTGGCAG agTTCGGAATGAAGGAGGATCTGCGAAAAATGGAAGTGggggcagtgtccagcagagaCCTTTATGTTAAAC GTGTCATTCCGAGGGTGAAGTCTGGGCGCTTTATGAAGCTCCTCCCGGATTACGAGCACATGGACTATAAAGAtgtgtacacacact TGCTTCATCCTTACAGGCATATTTTGGGCATATGGCAGCCTGACATCGGGCCTTACGGAGGACTCCTCAATGTTGTA GTGGATGGGCTCTTTATCATTGGCTGGATGTATTTACCACCTCACGACCCACGAGTAGAAGATCCAATGAGAAGACGGCCCCTCTTCCGGATTCACCTGTGGGAAAGTAAAAAGGCTACAGTTGAATGCATGTACGGGCACAAAGGGCCGCATAAAGGAGATATTCAG ACTGTCAAGAAGGACGAGTTCTCCACAAAATGTAATCAGACTGATCACCACCGCATGCCTGGAGGCCGGCAAGAG GAGTTCAGGACGTGGCTGGAGGAAGAATGGGGACGAACACTGGAAGAAATTTTTCATGAGCACATGCAGGAGCTCATCCTaatgaagtttatttatactaGTCAATACGA TAATTGTCTTACATATCGGCGGATATATCTACCACCTCCGCTGCCTTCAGCCCTGCTACAGCCAGGCCTTTTTAAGGGCACCTATGGCAGCCACGGCCTGGAGATTGTTATGTTGAGTTTCCATGGGACGTCGGCAAGAGCCACTAAGCTCACA GGAGACCCCAATGTTCCTGCTGGACAGCTCACTTTAGACGTCGACCTGAGCCGACCTGTCGTTCTTCCGGACCTGGAGAGCCAGCGCAGTATCGAGGAGCTGTCCCGTCTGGTCCTGGGGGTGCATGCCGAGGTGCAGAGGGAGATGGAACAGCAGGCGAAGGAAGCCTCTACTGCAGCTAGCACCAGCACAGAAGAAGGTGCGTGTGGCGGAGAAGAGAGAAGTCCAGACCAAAGTGCTTCCTCAGAAAACTGCCAGCCAGAGTCCAGCGGCAGCAGTAATCCACCTGAACTCCAGCCCTTTGTTCTGCCTTTGGGGGTGATGGCTCGCAATGAAGTGTACCCCCGCACCTGCAGGAAGTG ttTTTATGGTACTGGCCTGATCGCTGGACATGGATTCACGAGTCCGGAGCGCACCCCAGGGCTCTTTGTGCTATTTGACCAGGACCGATTTGGTTTCATCTGGCTGGAGCTGAAGTCTTTCAGTTTGTACAGCCGCCTCACGGACCACCTGCCCCACGCTCAGGCCCCTAACATGGAGCGCTTTGAGGCCATGCTGCGCAATATGCAGTCCTGGACATCCTGA